A single window of Lentilitoribacter sp. Alg239-R112 DNA harbors:
- the frr gene encoding ribosome recycling factor, producing the protein MPGTDLNDLKRRMDGAVTAFKKELAALRTGRASGNLLDPVMVDAYGSKVPLNTVANITVPEPRMLAVNVWDKTMVADVEKAIRNANLGFNPITDGQNLRIPMPDLNEERRKELVKLAGTYAENAKVAIRHVRRDGMDGLKKAEKDGDLGKDDAHAQSENVQKATDDVTKEIDVLLADKEKEIMTV; encoded by the coding sequence ATGCCCGGTACTGATTTGAATGACCTGAAACGTCGTATGGACGGAGCTGTTACAGCGTTCAAGAAAGAACTAGCTGCACTAAGAACAGGACGCGCATCCGGAAATCTGCTTGATCCGGTTATGGTTGATGCATATGGATCGAAAGTACCTCTTAATACGGTTGCCAATATTACCGTTCCAGAACCACGCATGCTTGCCGTTAATGTTTGGGATAAAACAATGGTCGCTGATGTCGAAAAAGCGATTCGTAATGCCAATCTTGGATTTAATCCTATCACTGATGGTCAAAATTTACGTATACCAATGCCAGATTTGAATGAGGAACGTCGCAAAGAATTGGTTAAGCTTGCTGGCACATATGCTGAAAATGCAAAAGTTGCTATTCGTCACGTTCGACGTGATGGCATGGATGGCCTTAAAAAAGCCGAAAAGGATGGTGATCTTGGTAAAGATGACGCACATGCTCAGTCTGAAAATGTACAAAAAGCAACAGATGATGTGACCAAAGAGATTGATGTTTTGCTTGCAGATAAAGAAAAAGAGATCATGACCGTTTAG
- the tsf gene encoding translation elongation factor Ts has product MSITAAMVKELREKTGAGMMDCKKALTEAGGDMEAAIDWLRAKGIAKADKKSGRTAAEGLIAIASNENSAVVVELNSETDFVAGNAEFQGLVNGIADVALTTDGTVEAVVAANHPSGKTVEDTVKDAIGTIGENMTLRRSAKLEVGNGVVASYIHNAVTDKLGKLGVLVALESDGDKEKLAAVGRQVAMHVAATSPLAVTSEEVDKDVAERERQVFLEQAKESGKPDNIAEKMVEGRMRKFFQEVALMSQAFVMNPDQTVEEAVKAAEAEVGAPIKVAGMARLLLGEGVEKEEEDFAAEVAATAKG; this is encoded by the coding sequence ATGAGCATCACAGCAGCAATGGTTAAAGAACTGCGCGAAAAAACAGGCGCAGGCATGATGGACTGCAAGAAAGCACTAACAGAAGCTGGCGGCGACATGGAAGCTGCTATTGATTGGCTTCGTGCTAAAGGTATCGCAAAAGCTGACAAAAAGTCAGGACGTACAGCCGCTGAGGGCTTGATTGCTATTGCAAGCAATGAAAATTCAGCAGTTGTTGTTGAGTTAAACTCTGAAACAGATTTCGTTGCGGGCAATGCCGAATTCCAAGGCTTGGTAAATGGTATTGCTGATGTTGCTTTGACAACTGACGGTACGGTTGAAGCTGTGGTTGCAGCAAATCATCCTTCTGGAAAAACAGTTGAAGACACAGTTAAAGATGCCATCGGTACGATTGGTGAGAACATGACACTTCGTCGTTCTGCCAAATTGGAAGTTGGTAACGGTGTAGTTGCGTCATACATCCACAACGCAGTAACTGACAAACTTGGTAAGCTAGGCGTTCTTGTGGCGCTGGAATCAGATGGTGATAAAGAAAAGCTAGCGGCTGTTGGTCGTCAGGTTGCAATGCATGTTGCTGCAACGAGCCCACTTGCGGTTACGTCTGAAGAAGTTGATAAAGACGTAGCAGAGCGCGAGCGTCAAGTTTTCCTTGAGCAAGCTAAAGAATCCGGCAAGCCTGATAATATTGCAGAAAAAATGGTTGAAGGTCGCATGCGCAAATTCTTCCAAGAAGTTGCGTTGATGTCTCAGGCATTTGTTATGAACCCAGATCAAACTGTTGAAGAAGCTGTTAAAGCTGCGGAAGCAGAAGTCGGCGCACCGATTAAAGTAGCTGGTATGGCCCGCTTACTTCTTGGTGAAGGTGTTGAAAAAGAAGAAGAAGACTTTGCCGCTGAAGTGGCAGCGACTGCAAAAGGCTAA
- a CDS encoding cell envelope integrity EipB family protein — MFTQAASAIQLIPHRVVYELKLKNASERSGVTALAGRMVYEFTGSECDGYTVNFRSVSEIYAGDTARISDQQASFYESAEDESFSFMNRSYLDEKLDTEVSGRANTEDDELVVSYKKPDQDNIHLPKSQFPTANLIDLIERAKSGERIYEARIFDGSDGGNKSLITTTIIGEFEEPDSLDDDEIKIIGEEGEAGYWPVSISYFEEGENGDTLPVYRFAFKLHENGVSRDLTLDHGYLVIDGKVSDFEILDEDEPCR; from the coding sequence TTGTTCACTCAAGCGGCATCTGCCATTCAGTTAATTCCCCATAGGGTCGTTTATGAACTCAAGCTCAAAAATGCTTCAGAACGATCTGGCGTTACAGCACTTGCGGGGCGAATGGTATATGAGTTTACTGGCTCGGAATGCGATGGATATACTGTCAATTTTCGGTCTGTCAGTGAGATTTATGCTGGCGATACAGCGCGAATTTCTGATCAACAGGCCAGCTTTTATGAAAGTGCTGAAGATGAGAGCTTCAGTTTTATGAACCGTTCATATCTTGACGAGAAGCTTGATACCGAAGTCAGCGGTAGAGCGAACACAGAAGATGACGAGTTGGTTGTAAGTTATAAGAAGCCAGATCAAGATAATATTCATTTGCCAAAATCTCAATTTCCGACAGCTAATTTGATTGATTTAATTGAGCGCGCCAAGTCCGGCGAACGGATCTATGAGGCACGTATTTTTGACGGGTCTGATGGTGGTAATAAATCACTGATTACGACAACTATCATTGGAGAGTTTGAAGAGCCTGATAGTCTCGATGATGATGAAATCAAAATCATCGGCGAAGAGGGCGAAGCTGGCTACTGGCCTGTTTCGATTTCTTATTTTGAGGAAGGTGAAAATGGCGACACACTTCCAGTCTATCGCTTTGCTTTTAAACTCCATGAGAATGGCGTTAGTCGTGATCTAACGCTTGATCATGGATATCTCGTTATCGATGGTAAGGTTTCAGATTTTGAAATTCTAGATGAAGACGAGCCCTGTCGATAG
- the rpsB gene encoding 30S ribosomal protein S2, whose protein sequence is MAMPSFSMRQLLEAGCHFGHQTHRWNPKMKKFIFGERNNIHIIDLGQTYPMLSNALQLVSDTVAKGGRVLFVGTKRQASEIVAKAAVESAQYYVNARWLGGMLTNWKTISNSIARLRKLDELLAGDAQGFTKKERLNLEREREKLNRALGGIRDMGGTPDLIFVIDTNKEGIAIQEAKRLKIPVVAVVDSNCDPDIVDFPIPGNDDAARSISLYCDLISRACIDGIARQQGSSGVDLGAAVDAPIEAAVVADEAPATEEAPAAQ, encoded by the coding sequence ATGGCAATGCCTTCATTTTCAATGCGTCAGCTATTAGAAGCTGGCTGTCATTTTGGTCACCAGACACACCGCTGGAATCCCAAAATGAAAAAGTTCATCTTTGGTGAGCGTAACAACATTCACATCATCGACCTTGGTCAAACATACCCAATGCTTTCAAATGCGTTGCAGCTTGTTTCTGACACTGTAGCTAAAGGTGGTCGTGTACTTTTCGTAGGTACAAAACGTCAAGCATCTGAAATCGTTGCAAAAGCTGCTGTTGAATCAGCTCAGTATTATGTAAATGCTCGCTGGTTGGGCGGAATGTTGACCAATTGGAAAACAATTTCAAACTCAATCGCACGTCTTCGTAAACTAGACGAACTTCTTGCTGGTGATGCACAAGGTTTCACTAAGAAAGAACGTTTGAACCTAGAGCGCGAACGTGAAAAACTAAACCGTGCACTTGGCGGTATCCGCGATATGGGCGGCACACCTGACCTTATTTTTGTCATCGACACAAATAAAGAAGGCATTGCTATCCAAGAAGCAAAACGTCTTAAAATCCCTGTAGTTGCAGTTGTTGATTCGAACTGTGATCCAGACATCGTTGATTTCCCAATTCCTGGTAACGATGATGCTGCTCGTTCAATTTCGCTTTATTGCGATCTTATCAGCCGCGCATGCATCGATGGCATCGCACGTCAGCAAGGTTCGTCAGGTGTCGATTTGGGCGCAGCTGTTGACGCGCCGATTGAAGCTGCTGTTGTCGCGGACGAAGCTCCTGCCACAGAAGAGGCTCCAGCCGCTCAATAA
- a CDS encoding aminotransferase class I/II-fold pyridoxal phosphate-dependent enzyme, whose protein sequence is MKYSFRNDYSEGCHPSILEAISKANLEQAEPYGTDSHSDEARALIRGHLGQAETPIFFVTGGTQANLIIHACALRSHEAVIAPASGHIETNEAGSIEATGHKVITTDAVDGKLTAESLQNVLDSHNHFPHVTRPRMVYISNATEIGTVYNKDEITALSKVCRANELYLMVDGARLGAALASDYSNLTLADLTELTDIFWIGGTKCGALFGEAIVIPNKALAEDFEIHLKQRGALLAKGSALGIQFKQLFSDNLYFNLANHANRLAKKMADGIKAAGFEMAAECEANMLMAILPNGVINYLGESFDFYIWQKIDDERSQVRLLTSWATDEIQVDRFIEKLKP, encoded by the coding sequence ATGAAATACAGTTTTAGAAATGACTATAGTGAAGGCTGCCATCCAAGTATTTTGGAAGCAATATCCAAAGCCAATCTGGAACAGGCCGAGCCTTATGGTACCGACTCACATTCCGATGAGGCGCGCGCACTTATTCGGGGTCATTTGGGGCAAGCAGAGACACCAATCTTCTTTGTGACGGGCGGTACGCAAGCTAATTTGATCATCCATGCCTGCGCTCTACGTTCTCATGAGGCGGTCATTGCACCTGCAAGCGGCCATATAGAAACCAATGAAGCTGGATCAATTGAAGCGACTGGCCATAAAGTTATTACGACGGACGCTGTAGATGGCAAATTGACTGCAGAAAGCCTTCAAAACGTACTGGATAGCCATAATCATTTTCCGCATGTGACACGCCCACGCATGGTCTATATTTCAAATGCGACGGAGATTGGAACAGTCTATAATAAAGACGAGATCACGGCTCTATCGAAGGTGTGCCGCGCTAACGAGCTCTATCTAATGGTTGACGGTGCGCGATTGGGAGCAGCACTCGCATCTGATTACAGCAATCTCACATTGGCAGATTTAACGGAGCTGACCGATATCTTCTGGATTGGCGGCACGAAATGCGGCGCATTGTTCGGCGAAGCTATTGTGATACCCAATAAGGCGCTGGCAGAAGATTTTGAAATACACCTTAAGCAACGCGGGGCACTCCTAGCCAAAGGCAGTGCGCTGGGCATACAATTCAAGCAATTATTCTCCGATAATCTATATTTCAATCTCGCAAACCATGCCAACAGACTCGCAAAAAAGATGGCCGACGGCATCAAGGCCGCAGGATTTGAAATGGCCGCAGAATGCGAAGCCAACATGCTAATGGCAATTTTACCTAACGGCGTGATTAATTATTTAGGTGAGTCATTTGATTTTTACATCTGGCAAAAGATTGATGACGAACGTTCGCAAGTGCGACTTCTTACATCTTGGGCCACAGATGAAATACAAGTTGACCGATTTATTGAAAAACTAAAACCTTAG
- a CDS encoding GNAT family N-acetyltransferase produces MTTADTPLTVQTIGSIDDISKQDWDRFVGASRTMPSISKIESNAEYNPFISHNFLSALERSGSVSRETGWMPQHLVLSGPKGEILGALPAYIKSHSQGEYVFDHAFADAWERSGGQYYPKFQCSVPFTPVTGPRLLLASDVEHKSGQLALASALCQINDKYGFSSAHITFMPEDHARNLANVGFLLRTDQQFHFINDNYANYDAFLETLTSRKRKNLKKERRSALDNDISIEWLTGDQLTEDIWDIFFQFYMDTSSRKWGRPYLTREFFSLITKTMPEDILLIMAKRDGRYIAGAINFIGSDCLYGRHWGCVEDHPFLHFEVCYHQAIDYAIKHGLSRVEAGAQGQHKLARGYLPVTTYSSIYIPHEGFRNAVADYLDHERQEVGEIGEILKTRGPFKAKNEAN; encoded by the coding sequence ATGACCACTGCTGATACACCTTTGACAGTCCAAACAATTGGCAGCATAGATGACATCTCAAAACAGGACTGGGATCGATTTGTTGGCGCATCTAGGACCATGCCGTCTATTTCAAAAATAGAATCCAACGCTGAATATAACCCGTTTATTTCTCACAATTTTTTATCAGCTCTCGAACGCTCAGGCTCTGTTTCGCGCGAAACTGGATGGATGCCGCAGCATTTGGTGTTATCAGGGCCAAAAGGTGAAATTCTGGGCGCACTTCCCGCCTATATAAAATCTCATAGTCAGGGTGAATATGTGTTTGATCATGCATTTGCCGACGCATGGGAACGTTCGGGTGGGCAGTATTACCCGAAATTTCAATGCTCCGTACCTTTTACTCCGGTAACCGGCCCTCGCCTTCTATTGGCGTCAGATGTCGAACACAAATCTGGACAATTGGCATTGGCCTCAGCACTTTGCCAAATTAACGACAAGTACGGGTTTTCATCAGCCCACATCACATTCATGCCGGAAGATCATGCCAGAAATCTGGCAAATGTGGGATTTCTGCTGCGTACAGATCAGCAATTCCATTTCATCAACGATAATTATGCAAATTATGATGCCTTCTTGGAAACACTGACATCCCGCAAACGCAAAAATCTTAAAAAAGAACGCCGCAGCGCGCTGGATAATGATATCTCGATTGAATGGCTCACCGGAGATCAACTCACCGAGGACATTTGGGACATTTTTTTCCAATTTTATATGGATACATCATCGCGCAAATGGGGACGACCTTACCTGACACGAGAATTCTTCTCGTTAATCACAAAAACAATGCCCGAAGACATCTTGCTTATCATGGCAAAGCGCGATGGGCGCTATATTGCGGGTGCGATAAACTTTATCGGGTCTGATTGCCTCTATGGCCGCCATTGGGGGTGCGTTGAAGACCACCCATTTCTGCATTTTGAGGTCTGTTACCATCAGGCAATTGATTACGCGATAAAACACGGACTTTCGCGCGTTGAGGCTGGAGCGCAGGGTCAACACAAACTGGCAAGAGGGTATCTACCCGTTACAACCTATTCTTCTATTTATATCCCGCATGAAGGGTTTCGAAATGCTGTTGCAGATTACCTTGACCACGAACGACAAGAGGTTGGGGAAATTGGTGAGATTTTGAAGACGCGCGGCCCGTTTAAAGCTAAGAATGAGGCGAACTAA
- a CDS encoding AzlD domain-containing protein, whose protein sequence is MSYYALDAWWWPFVFILIAGWLATDIWRWLGVIVGNRLQEGSLALTWVRAMATSLIAGIIAKLILQPTGSLADFDIYLRVLAVATGFLVFLMAGKRIAVGILVALLVLLVGDWGLNFRILTRLW, encoded by the coding sequence ATGAGCTATTACGCGCTAGACGCCTGGTGGTGGCCATTTGTTTTCATACTAATTGCCGGTTGGTTGGCAACCGATATATGGCGTTGGCTCGGCGTGATAGTGGGTAATCGTTTGCAAGAGGGCAGTCTTGCATTGACATGGGTGCGTGCTATGGCAACGTCACTTATCGCAGGCATTATTGCTAAATTGATCTTGCAGCCAACTGGCTCCCTTGCCGATTTTGATATTTATTTGCGTGTTCTCGCAGTTGCCACTGGGTTTTTAGTGTTTCTAATGGCAGGAAAACGCATCGCAGTCGGCATCTTAGTCGCGTTGCTTGTGTTGCTTGTTGGAGATTGGGGTTTGAATTTTCGAATTCTGACACGACTTTGGTGA
- a CDS encoding phosphatidate cytidylyltransferase, whose product MSRELKLRTISAIVLAILAIFSTWMGGKVFACVVIVAGFLIYYEWSTITALRSKSIRANGVAWLTLVLSFSFLLFDLPIYAFVVLLGGAAVAMIFGARQGVSAVSVAGIFYAGFPVIALTELRGDGLFGLFAVIFVLSIVWATDIFAYFCGKAIGGRKLAPAISPGKTWSGAIFGLAAGVGVGLISVMMLRYGGGIFVPIVAAAISISGQIGDLFESWIKRRYGVKDSSQLIPGHGGFMDRLDGVIFAAIIAFVIATLNQYYSGIDSSSILAVHLLDL is encoded by the coding sequence ATGAGCAGAGAGTTAAAGCTGCGCACCATTTCTGCGATTGTGTTGGCAATATTGGCTATATTCTCGACCTGGATGGGTGGTAAGGTATTTGCCTGCGTAGTGATTGTCGCTGGGTTCTTGATTTACTATGAGTGGAGCACCATCACGGCTCTAAGGAGTAAAAGTATTCGCGCCAATGGTGTTGCATGGCTGACACTGGTTCTCAGCTTTTCATTTTTGCTGTTTGATTTGCCGATTTATGCTTTTGTTGTTCTTCTAGGTGGCGCTGCTGTTGCGATGATTTTTGGCGCAAGGCAGGGTGTTTCGGCGGTATCTGTAGCGGGGATTTTTTATGCAGGGTTTCCTGTCATCGCGCTGACCGAGTTACGTGGCGATGGGCTCTTCGGGCTATTTGCAGTAATTTTTGTTTTAAGCATTGTTTGGGCTACCGATATTTTTGCCTATTTTTGCGGTAAAGCGATAGGTGGTCGAAAGTTAGCTCCCGCCATTTCACCAGGCAAAACGTGGTCGGGTGCCATATTTGGTTTGGCAGCAGGTGTGGGTGTTGGGCTTATAAGCGTGATGATGCTCAGGTATGGCGGCGGAATTTTCGTTCCAATCGTTGCAGCAGCAATTTCCATATCAGGTCAAATTGGAGATTTGTTTGAATCTTGGATCAAGCGAAGATATGGGGTCAAAGATTCAAGCCAGCTTATACCTGGACACGGAGGGTTTATGGATCGGTTAGATGGTGTTATTTTTGCCGCGATAATCGCGTTTGTAATCGCTACCCTAAACCAGTATTATAGTGGTATTGATTCAAGTTCGATATTGGCTGTACACCTCTTAGACTTATAG
- a CDS encoding isoprenyl transferase — MQTFSNNIPEHVAIIMDGNGRWAKGQGLPRSAGHKKGVETLRQVVTTSGEIGVKYLTLFAFSSENWSRPAEEVGFLMGLLKTFMKRDLGKLRDKNVRVRIIGGRENLQLDILKLLLEAEESTAQNTGLNLVIAFNYGARDEIARATKRIAADVKSGLLDVNDINECCVSSYLDTRSIPDPELIIRSSGEQRLSNFLLWQAAYSEFVFVDELWPDFTKDVYLCAIDKFKSRERRFGGVVPQKVAVTS; from the coding sequence TTGCAGACATTTTCAAATAATATTCCCGAACATGTAGCTATTATTATGGATGGCAATGGCCGATGGGCTAAAGGGCAGGGGTTGCCTCGAAGTGCAGGTCATAAAAAGGGTGTAGAAACGCTCCGCCAAGTGGTCACAACATCAGGAGAAATTGGAGTTAAATATCTAACACTTTTTGCATTTTCTTCTGAAAATTGGAGCCGGCCAGCCGAAGAAGTCGGTTTCTTAATGGGACTGTTAAAAACCTTTATGAAGCGTGATTTGGGAAAACTTCGCGATAAAAATGTTCGCGTACGCATAATTGGTGGCCGAGAAAATCTACAATTGGATATCTTAAAGCTTTTGCTAGAGGCAGAAGAGTCAACTGCGCAGAACACGGGTCTAAATCTTGTGATTGCATTTAACTATGGCGCTCGTGATGAAATCGCAAGGGCAACAAAGAGAATTGCAGCCGATGTTAAATCTGGCCTGTTGGATGTAAATGATATCAATGAATGCTGTGTATCTTCCTATCTTGATACAAGGTCCATTCCAGATCCCGAACTCATCATTCGCTCCAGTGGGGAGCAGCGATTGTCAAATTTTCTGTTATGGCAGGCGGCATATTCAGAGTTTGTTTTTGTAGATGAGCTGTGGCCTGATTTTACAAAAGATGTCTATTTATGCGCGATTGATAAGTTTAAATCTCGCGAAAGACGTTTTGGCGGTGTTGTTCCCCAAAAAGTTGCTGTAACTTCTTGA
- a CDS encoding AzlC family ABC transporter permease, whose product MTIEMERLRHNPKIHWFLKGMRVLFTLPALTLACAIIGFAGFAIEVGIPMPEVVAMNFFIWALPAKLIMVSSILSGTSIAATFIAVTLSSIRFMPMTASIVPEMRTKDTRTWILIILSHFVAITGWLYAFENFKNVPRENRTVYFAGVGGSLFIFNTLLVAIGYPLIETFPPYALAALFLLTPVYFLLSLWRSARNYSIYLAMGFGIVLGPIFSQFFPQIDILLGGFVGGSLATLIYAVVEHRRVQV is encoded by the coding sequence ATGACTATTGAAATGGAAAGACTCAGACACAATCCAAAAATCCATTGGTTCCTAAAAGGTATGCGTGTTTTATTCACACTGCCTGCATTAACGCTTGCCTGCGCGATCATCGGCTTTGCTGGTTTTGCGATTGAAGTTGGCATTCCCATGCCCGAGGTCGTCGCGATGAATTTCTTCATCTGGGCGCTGCCTGCAAAACTAATCATGGTGTCTTCTATTTTGAGCGGCACATCTATTGCCGCGACGTTTATTGCTGTCACGCTTTCGTCTATACGTTTCATGCCCATGACCGCGTCGATTGTGCCAGAGATGCGGACAAAAGATACACGAACTTGGATTTTGATTATACTATCGCATTTTGTCGCTATAACAGGTTGGCTTTATGCATTTGAAAATTTCAAGAATGTGCCTCGTGAGAACAGAACTGTATATTTTGCAGGCGTTGGAGGTTCGCTTTTTATATTTAATACGCTTTTAGTTGCGATTGGTTACCCGCTTATAGAAACCTTTCCACCCTATGCATTGGCTGCGCTCTTTCTATTAACCCCTGTCTATTTCTTACTCTCACTTTGGCGCTCAGCTCGAAATTACTCAATCTATCTTGCAATGGGATTTGGGATTGTTTTAGGCCCAATCTTTAGTCAGTTTTTTCCGCAGATTGATATATTACTTGGAGGATTTGTTGGCGGATCTCTTGCGACGCTAATTTATGCAGTAGTTGAACATCGACGTGTGCAGGTATGA
- the pyrH gene encoding UMP kinase, which translates to MSEDPVYKRVLFKASGEALMGDQGFGIDVNVADRIASDIAEVHRMGVEVSVVVGGGNIFRGVAVASKGGDRVTGDHMGMLATVINALALATSLRKLGVETEVLSAIAMPELCQSFSQRAAKHHLIKGRVVIFAGGTGNPFLTTDTAAALRAAEMNADAIFKGTQVDGIYTADPKTTPDATRFNELTHDEVLRRGLAVMDMAAVSLARENNIPIVVFSIHEKGGFAEILRGGGRSTIVRDN; encoded by the coding sequence ATGTCTGAAGACCCAGTTTATAAACGTGTTTTGTTTAAAGCCTCTGGTGAGGCGCTTATGGGCGATCAGGGATTTGGTATTGATGTTAATGTTGCAGACCGCATAGCGAGCGATATTGCAGAAGTTCATAGAATGGGTGTCGAGGTTAGCGTTGTTGTTGGCGGCGGTAACATTTTTCGCGGCGTGGCAGTTGCTTCCAAAGGCGGTGATCGCGTAACCGGTGACCATATGGGTATGTTGGCAACAGTCATCAACGCACTGGCGTTGGCGACATCTTTGCGTAAATTAGGTGTGGAGACGGAAGTTCTATCAGCAATCGCGATGCCGGAACTATGCCAGAGTTTTTCTCAACGCGCTGCAAAGCATCATCTTATTAAAGGTCGTGTCGTCATTTTTGCCGGTGGCACTGGCAATCCATTCCTGACAACCGATACTGCTGCTGCTTTACGCGCGGCTGAGATGAATGCCGATGCTATTTTCAAAGGTACGCAGGTCGATGGAATTTATACCGCTGACCCTAAGACGACGCCTGATGCAACTCGCTTTAATGAATTGACCCATGATGAGGTCTTACGGCGCGGGCTTGCTGTTATGGATATGGCAGCTGTGTCGCTTGCGCGCGAAAATAATATTCCAATTGTTGTGTTTTCTATCCATGAGAAAGGTGGTTTTGCCGAAATTCTTAGAGGTGGTGGACGTTCAACGATTGTGCGTGATAACTAA
- a CDS encoding RidA family protein, which produces MSDSIESRLADKNITLPEAAAPAANYLPYTISGNQLFISGQLPMIDGAFTAKGQLGHSVTVEQGVAAAETCAINILAQAKAALGDLSRIKQVVKISGFVSSTPDFYEQHLVINGASNLLAEILADAGKHARAAVGMSSLPFNASVEIDAIIEFE; this is translated from the coding sequence ATGTCCGATAGCATTGAATCTCGCCTTGCCGACAAGAATATTACGTTACCAGAGGCCGCAGCACCAGCTGCAAACTACCTGCCATATACAATTTCTGGCAATCAACTGTTCATTTCCGGCCAACTTCCAATGATTGATGGTGCTTTTACTGCAAAAGGCCAGCTGGGACATAGCGTGACTGTTGAACAAGGGGTCGCTGCCGCCGAAACCTGTGCAATTAATATTTTGGCGCAGGCAAAAGCTGCCCTTGGTGATTTATCGCGCATTAAACAAGTCGTCAAAATTAGTGGCTTTGTCTCTTCCACGCCGGATTTTTATGAACAGCACCTCGTTATAAATGGCGCATCAAACCTTCTTGCTGAAATTTTGGCCGATGCCGGTAAACATGCGCGTGCCGCTGTTGGTATGTCTTCTCTACCCTTTAATGCCTCTGTTGAAATCGATGCCATTATTGAGTTTGAATAA
- a CDS encoding HIT family protein, whose product MTMTYDDQNIFAKILRGEIPSEKLYEDDHSYALMDVMPQSNGHCLIISKEAARNILDVSPDALAHVIKTSQKLAIAVKEAFNADGILIRQNNETTAGQVVFHIHFHIIPTYEGVAIRSHTSEMEDMDVLKKNADKIRAAL is encoded by the coding sequence CTGACGATGACCTATGATGATCAAAATATATTTGCCAAAATTTTACGTGGCGAAATTCCAAGTGAAAAGCTTTATGAGGATGATCATTCTTATGCATTGATGGACGTGATGCCGCAGAGCAATGGCCATTGCTTGATTATATCAAAAGAAGCAGCCCGAAACATTCTTGATGTATCACCGGATGCACTGGCTCATGTAATCAAAACATCGCAAAAACTTGCGATTGCGGTCAAAGAAGCATTTAATGCTGACGGCATCCTTATACGACAAAACAATGAAACAACTGCCGGTCAAGTTGTGTTTCATATTCATTTTCATATCATTCCTACCTACGAGGGTGTTGCAATACGCTCACATACGAGCGAGATGGAAGATATGGACGTACTTAAGAAAAATGCGGATAAAATTCGCGCCGCACTTTGA
- a CDS encoding glycerophosphodiester phosphodiesterase produces MSHGWLTARPIAHRGLHNENEGVFENTLTSFERAISGNYTIECDLQFSADGIPMVFHDYKLDRLCGLNGDVRAKTASELGALRVGGSDDHIPTLAEALRMINCQVPLVIEFKGRENDDDGFAGAALDALDGYKGKVALMSFDHHILRDLHALKCPYPVGLTAEGLEPETFFTHEEALDLGLDFISYEIKDLPNPFIQAQRKRNMPIISWTVRNSDQKAHSDLYADQITFEGFNPDV; encoded by the coding sequence ATGTCTCATGGTTGGCTAACGGCTCGCCCTATTGCCCATCGTGGTCTTCATAATGAAAATGAAGGTGTGTTTGAAAACACCCTGACATCATTTGAACGTGCGATTTCAGGCAATTATACCATCGAATGTGATCTGCAATTCTCCGCAGATGGCATTCCGATGGTTTTTCATGATTACAAATTAGACCGGCTTTGCGGCCTAAATGGTGATGTAAGAGCTAAAACGGCATCCGAACTCGGCGCCCTTCGCGTTGGTGGCTCCGATGATCATATTCCCACACTTGCTGAAGCTTTGCGCATGATTAATTGTCAAGTACCTCTTGTCATCGAGTTCAAAGGCCGAGAGAACGACGATGATGGATTTGCTGGTGCAGCTCTCGATGCTTTAGACGGATATAAAGGCAAAGTCGCTCTGATGTCATTTGATCATCATATATTGCGAGACTTACACGCTCTCAAGTGCCCTTACCCGGTTGGCTTAACGGCAGAAGGCCTAGAACCCGAAACATTCTTTACCCATGAAGAGGCATTAGATTTAGGCTTGGATTTCATCTCTTACGAGATCAAAGATCTACCTAATCCATTCATTCAGGCGCAGCGTAAGAGGAATATGCCTATTATCTCTTGGACAGTACGAAATAGCGATCAAAAAGCACATTCGGATCTTTATGCTGACCAAATTACATTTGAAGGATTTAATCCAGACGTGTGA